The following are from one region of the Brienomyrus brachyistius isolate T26 chromosome 13, BBRACH_0.4, whole genome shotgun sequence genome:
- the rsl24d1 gene encoding probable ribosome biogenesis protein RLP24 codes for MRIEKCYFCSGPVYPGHGMMFVRNDCKVFRFCKSKCHKNFKKKRNPRKTRWTKAFRKSAGKELTVDNSLEFEKRRSIPVKYQRQLWNKTVEAMKRVEEIKQKRQAQFIVNRLKKGRELEKSEAISEVKKNIHLIRAPHAVKAKKMEEKMVQKLQEDVEMGED; via the exons ATGAGGATTGAAAAGTGTTACTTTTGCTCCGGGCCGGTTTATCCGGGTCACGGGATGATGTTTGTGCGCAATGATTGCAAG GTATTTAGGTTCTGCAAGTCAAAATGTCACAAAAACTTTAAGAAGAAGCGCAACCCAAGAAAGACTAGGTGGACAAAGGCTTTCAGGAAATCCGCCGGCAAAGAGCTGACTGTG GATAATTCGCTTGAGTTCGAGAAGCGCCGAAGTATTCCAGTTAAATAccagaggcagctgtggaataaGACAG TGGAAGCAATGAAGAGGGTGGAGGAAATCAAGCAGAAACGACAGGCGCAGTTCATCGTCAACAG GCTGAAGAAGGGAAGGGAGTTGGAGAAATCGGAGGCCATCAGTGAAGTAAAGAAGAACATTCATCTGATCAGAGCCCCCCACGCCG TGAAAGCGAAGAAGATGGAAGAAAAGATGGTGCAGAAATTACAGGAAGATGTGGAGATGGGAGAAGATTAA